A single genomic interval of Alistipes sp. ZOR0009 harbors:
- a CDS encoding bifunctional fucokinase/fucose-1-phosphate guanylyltransferase translates to MYTKYLLTLPQVAINDFHSLENRAKSSWFCTVDPQGVKVGSGGGTANLLLEAFQNEKLDDFSAWLCSDKKIVIHAGGESRRLPAYAHTGKILAPIPILRWGRGSALNQNLLDIQSPLLEEIIAQTNSKQNTLVASGDVLVRNRGKLPAIPDADVVCYGIWGTPEKASNHGVFFTPTNGSGEFSFMLQKPDNSQIAANTLSHHYLLDVGIWVLSNRAIEVLMKKCGWDAQTANFEGGIPKNYDLYSDFGLSLGANPTVFDEEISTLSVALVTLENGEFYHFGRNSELIESNVRLQNLVVNQKEIWHKKVKPHPSIFIQNSISQLTLSDANKNLWIENSYIPSTWLLAENHIVTGVPQNNWNLSLPSGVCLDFVPVGDQKYAIRPYGFNDDFKGAVGDAKTAWLDSAAREWFDKRNVSIDDLADVDIQKAAIFPILDIESIDEGFLTWLISKNPEVNEEYKRKYLNAERLSATQICFEANLSRLYAQRSHFLVQAIPAIYRNYRNSIFYQLDLSNLAQTIASNSIELPLNGELNGMQQVSDYMLRARIEQFKNSSGEAFSDKAFYALHQCVLQTHGYNVEKPLLSVKDDQIVWGRSPLRLDIGGGWSDTPPYCFINGGAVVNMAVELNGQPPIQVFVKPSVEKKIIISSIDLGEKEIVSTYEELERYDQVGSPFSIPKAALCLVGFHPKFSKLNFQSLEEQLNDFGAGIEISILAAVPKGSGLGTSSILAATILGTLSNFCGLDWDKIKICSKTLVLEQLLTTGGGWQDQLGGVLHGVKLIETEPGFEQLPVVKWLPTDLFEMPETKGTFLLYYTGITRTAKNILSEIVQGMFLNSAKHLRTLDKIKNHASVVFDAVMRGNHEALSQTVATSWELNKTLDSGTSTPEIERIVEPIRNDLKAFKLLGAGGGGFMLMVAKDLAAAGRIKSALEANPINKKARFVDIEISKTGFKVTRS, encoded by the coding sequence ATGTATACCAAATATTTACTAACGCTTCCTCAGGTTGCCATCAATGATTTTCATAGCTTGGAAAACAGAGCAAAATCTAGCTGGTTTTGCACTGTAGACCCACAAGGTGTGAAGGTAGGCTCGGGTGGCGGTACTGCCAACCTGTTGTTGGAGGCTTTTCAGAACGAAAAGCTCGATGATTTTAGCGCTTGGTTATGCAGCGATAAAAAAATAGTTATTCATGCAGGTGGCGAAAGCCGAAGGCTGCCCGCATATGCGCATACCGGGAAAATATTGGCTCCAATTCCAATTTTACGTTGGGGGAGGGGAAGTGCATTGAATCAAAATCTCTTGGATATTCAATCGCCACTACTAGAGGAGATTATTGCTCAGACAAATTCGAAACAAAATACGTTAGTTGCCAGTGGCGACGTTTTGGTGCGAAATAGGGGAAAGCTACCCGCAATACCCGATGCCGATGTGGTTTGCTATGGCATTTGGGGAACACCGGAGAAGGCTTCGAACCACGGTGTTTTCTTTACACCCACAAATGGCTCGGGCGAGTTCTCTTTTATGCTCCAAAAACCGGATAACAGCCAAATTGCGGCGAACACCTTGTCGCATCACTACCTTTTGGATGTTGGAATTTGGGTTTTAAGCAATAGAGCCATCGAAGTTTTGATGAAAAAATGTGGTTGGGATGCGCAAACCGCCAATTTTGAGGGAGGAATTCCTAAGAATTACGATTTGTACTCCGATTTTGGCCTGTCGCTTGGCGCGAATCCGACGGTATTCGACGAGGAAATTTCGACGCTTTCCGTTGCGTTGGTAACCTTAGAAAATGGAGAATTTTACCATTTTGGTCGAAATAGCGAGCTCATTGAGTCGAATGTAAGGCTGCAAAACTTGGTGGTAAACCAAAAGGAGATTTGGCATAAAAAGGTAAAACCTCATCCCTCCATATTTATTCAAAATAGCATTAGCCAGCTAACGCTGAGCGATGCAAATAAGAATCTTTGGATAGAGAACTCTTACATTCCTTCTACATGGTTGCTAGCCGAAAATCATATTGTAACGGGAGTCCCTCAAAATAACTGGAACCTATCTTTGCCAAGCGGTGTTTGCTTAGATTTTGTTCCTGTTGGCGATCAAAAGTATGCTATTCGGCCATACGGTTTTAATGATGATTTTAAGGGAGCAGTTGGAGACGCTAAAACAGCATGGTTGGATTCTGCTGCCCGCGAATGGTTTGATAAAAGAAACGTTTCGATAGATGATTTAGCTGATGTCGATATTCAGAAAGCGGCCATTTTCCCAATTTTAGATATCGAAAGTATAGATGAAGGATTTCTAACCTGGCTGATTTCAAAGAATCCCGAGGTTAACGAAGAGTATAAGCGCAAATATTTGAATGCAGAACGGTTGTCTGCTACCCAAATTTGTTTTGAGGCCAACCTTTCCCGGTTGTACGCTCAACGGAGCCATTTCTTGGTTCAGGCAATCCCTGCAATTTATCGCAACTACAGAAATAGCATATTCTACCAGCTCGATTTAAGCAATCTAGCCCAAACTATTGCAAGTAACAGTATCGAGCTTCCTTTAAATGGAGAGTTGAATGGGATGCAGCAGGTTAGCGATTATATGCTTCGTGCTCGAATCGAGCAGTTTAAAAATTCGAGCGGGGAAGCGTTCTCTGATAAGGCATTTTATGCATTGCATCAATGTGTCCTCCAAACTCATGGATATAATGTAGAGAAACCTCTACTGAGCGTCAAAGACGACCAGATTGTTTGGGGAAGAAGTCCTTTAAGGTTAGATATTGGTGGTGGATGGTCGGATACGCCTCCTTACTGCTTTATTAATGGCGGTGCAGTTGTAAATATGGCTGTCGAGCTTAACGGTCAGCCTCCTATTCAGGTTTTTGTAAAGCCTTCGGTTGAAAAGAAGATTATTATCAGCTCCATAGATTTAGGCGAAAAGGAAATTGTCTCCACCTACGAGGAGTTAGAGCGTTACGATCAGGTTGGATCTCCTTTTAGCATCCCCAAGGCGGCGCTTTGCTTGGTTGGATTTCATCCAAAGTTCTCGAAACTAAATTTCCAAAGCTTAGAGGAGCAGCTTAATGACTTTGGGGCAGGAATAGAAATTTCCATACTCGCAGCTGTGCCGAAAGGCTCTGGTTTGGGAACTAGCTCGATTTTAGCCGCTACAATTCTTGGAACATTATCGAACTTCTGTGGACTAGATTGGGATAAGATCAAAATTTGTAGCAAAACGTTAGTGCTCGAGCAGCTTCTAACAACAGGAGGCGGTTGGCAAGATCAGCTAGGAGGTGTTTTACATGGTGTAAAATTAATAGAAACGGAGCCTGGGTTCGAACAGCTGCCTGTTGTGAAATGGTTGCCAACCGATTTATTCGAAATGCCCGAAACTAAAGGGACCTTTTTACTATACTACACAGGAATAACCCGTACGGCAAAGAATATTCTCTCTGAAATTGTTCAGGGGATGTTTTTAAACTCGGCAAAACACTTGCGGACGTTGGATAAGATAAAAAATCATGCTTCGGTGGTGTTTGATGCGGTTATGCGCGGCAACCATGAGGCTTTATCGCAAACAGTGGCTACGTCGTGGGAGTTAAACAAGACGTTAGATAGCGGAACTTCGACACCAGAGATAGAACGAATAGTGGAGCCTATCAGAAACGATTTAAAGGCGTTTAAGCTGCTAGGTGCCGGTGGTGGTGGCTTTATGCTGATGGTTGCTAAAGATTTGGCGGCGGCAGGTCGCATTAAATCGGCGCTAGAAGCAAATCCAATCAATAAAAAGGCACGTTTTGTTGATATTGAAATATCTAAAACAGGGTTTAAGGTAACCCGAAGCTAA
- a CDS encoding L-rhamnose mutarotase — protein sequence MEGKIVDQHLSVKRYCFTLDLKDDDSLIAEYRYYHAKGIWPEILQGLSSIGIYDMEIYLTHGRMFMILDVPVDFDYEKMMGQLATMDRQQEWEEFMWKFQQRLPWVTDNTKWVEMERIFSFQSHIKSKNIE from the coding sequence ATGGAGGGAAAGATCGTAGATCAACATTTGTCTGTAAAGCGTTACTGCTTTACGTTAGATTTAAAAGACGATGACTCGCTGATTGCGGAGTATCGGTATTACCATGCTAAAGGTATTTGGCCCGAAATATTGCAAGGGCTTTCGTCTATTGGTATCTACGATATGGAGATATACCTAACACATGGCAGAATGTTCATGATTTTGGATGTGCCAGTAGATTTCGACTACGAAAAGATGATGGGGCAGCTTGCAACAATGGATAGGCAGCAGGAATGGGAGGAGTTTATGTGGAAATTCCAGCAAAGGCTTCCTTGGGTTACCGATAATACGAAATGGGTAGAGATGGAGCGAATTTTTTCATTTCAGTCGCATATAAAGTCTAAAAATATCGAGTAG
- a CDS encoding sugar MFS transporter, with translation MGKGNLVTVNGKSFLLPFVLISLLFLLWGTAHSLLDVLNKHFQDVLGISKAKSGLVQFAMYGGYFVAALPAGYFIRKFGYRKAIVLGLLLFASGAFMFIPIAHIKEFWAVLVALFTIACGLACLETAANPYSTILGPKESAERRINLSQSLNGIGWIIGPLAGLIVFGGGGNHFDSLSIPYIILGFSVFAVALLFMFVKLPDVRHEKTSVKANSGSLLQNRLFIFAVSAQFLYVAAQTGVNSMFINYVVENAANINITLAGVLGLSPTLSMFASPEATAAVILSFGGMGCFFIGRLSGSFIMKKVEPEKLLMLYAICSTILMAVTVVNLGFASIIALFLTYFFMSIMFPTIFSIGIRNLGDKKEKGSSIIIMSIVGGALSPILMGAIADALNMSLAFIVPLACFAGIMLFAFYAKAQNIKEKVGSEILEEELVS, from the coding sequence ATGGGTAAGGGAAATTTAGTAACCGTAAATGGGAAGAGTTTTTTGCTTCCTTTCGTGCTAATTTCGTTGCTTTTTTTGCTTTGGGGAACAGCACACAGCCTTTTGGATGTTTTGAATAAGCATTTTCAGGATGTACTTGGTATTTCTAAGGCAAAATCGGGTTTGGTGCAGTTTGCGATGTATGGAGGATACTTTGTAGCCGCTCTTCCTGCTGGTTACTTTATCCGAAAATTTGGATATCGAAAGGCCATTGTTCTTGGCTTGTTGCTTTTTGCATCAGGTGCATTTATGTTTATTCCAATTGCCCATATAAAGGAATTTTGGGCGGTATTGGTTGCCTTGTTTACGATTGCATGCGGTTTGGCATGTTTGGAGACCGCTGCAAATCCATACTCAACCATACTTGGGCCAAAAGAATCGGCCGAACGACGAATAAATCTTTCTCAGTCGCTAAACGGGATAGGATGGATTATTGGACCTCTTGCCGGTTTAATAGTTTTTGGTGGAGGTGGAAATCATTTTGATTCTCTTTCGATACCTTACATAATTCTTGGTTTTTCTGTGTTTGCCGTAGCGTTGCTCTTTATGTTTGTGAAGTTGCCCGATGTTAGGCATGAAAAAACTTCAGTAAAGGCAAATTCGGGTAGCCTACTACAGAATAGGCTCTTCATTTTTGCAGTTAGTGCTCAGTTTTTATATGTAGCGGCACAAACAGGCGTAAATAGCATGTTTATAAACTATGTTGTTGAAAATGCTGCAAATATAAATATCACCTTAGCTGGCGTGCTTGGCTTAAGCCCTACTTTATCGATGTTTGCTTCTCCAGAGGCAACTGCTGCTGTGATTCTTTCCTTTGGAGGAATGGGGTGTTTCTTTATAGGTCGCCTATCTGGTAGCTTTATAATGAAAAAGGTTGAGCCTGAAAAATTGCTGATGCTTTACGCCATTTGCAGTACCATACTGATGGCAGTTACGGTTGTCAATTTGGGTTTCGCATCGATTATTGCTCTTTTTCTTACCTATTTCTTTATGTCCATTATGTTTCCTACCATATTCTCGATTGGAATTCGAAACTTGGGGGACAAGAAGGAGAAAGGTTCTTCTATTATCATAATGTCGATTGTAGGAGGTGCACTATCGCCAATTTTAATGGGCGCTATTGCTGACGCATTAAATATGAGCCTTGCATTTATTGTTCCTCTGGCTTGCTTTGCAGGTATTATGCTGTTTGCTTTTTATGCAAAGGCTCAGAATATAAAAGAGAAGGTAGGGAGCGAAATTTTGGAGGAGGAGCTGGTGTCGTAG
- a CDS encoding SIMPL domain-containing protein (The SIMPL domain is named for its presence in mouse protein SIMPL (signalling molecule that associates with mouse pelle-like kinase). Bacterial member BP26, from Brucella, was shown to assemble into a channel-like structure, while YggE from E. coli has been associated with resistance to oxidative stress.), whose translation MKKLLLPLLFLMPSIGLFAQEQEQKRFIEVAGATRIEVTPDIAYFNLLLADNPKEGISVEKQEVEMAKILKKYNVPAENLTIDKLSGIRQKVSFWGTKDVVNQKLYLLKLTNISNTDNIVEELSKLKINSISLLKVESSQIEKYKLEACEKAARNAKEKAAAMAKGIDVTLTAPLNIYEQTLFVSGEEEEYQPRYMMMAKASEAAEMQDSQPQQNFKNIIVKCTVRAKVEIK comes from the coding sequence ATGAAGAAGCTACTTTTACCACTTTTATTTTTGATGCCCAGCATCGGACTATTTGCTCAAGAACAGGAGCAAAAGCGATTCATTGAAGTTGCAGGAGCAACAAGAATAGAGGTTACTCCAGACATTGCCTACTTTAACCTACTCCTGGCTGATAATCCCAAAGAGGGAATTAGCGTAGAAAAGCAGGAGGTGGAGATGGCTAAAATTCTAAAAAAGTACAATGTACCTGCCGAAAATCTCACCATCGACAAGCTAAGCGGAATTCGCCAAAAAGTAAGCTTTTGGGGAACCAAAGATGTTGTTAACCAAAAGCTATACCTGCTTAAGCTAACCAACATCAGCAATACCGACAACATCGTAGAGGAGCTTTCGAAGCTGAAAATTAATTCGATTAGCCTTTTGAAGGTTGAGAGCAGCCAAATTGAGAAGTATAAGCTAGAAGCCTGCGAAAAGGCAGCCAGAAATGCCAAAGAAAAAGCGGCAGCAATGGCCAAAGGCATTGACGTAACGCTAACCGCTCCCCTAAACATTTACGAGCAAACCCTTTTTGTATCGGGCGAAGAGGAAGAGTATCAGCCCAGATATATGATGATGGCCAAGGCAAGTGAAGCTGCCGAAATGCAGGATAGCCAGCCACAACAAAACTTTAAGAACATTATCGTAAAATGCACCGTTAGGGCTAAGGTGGAGATTAAGTAA
- a CDS encoding DUF1847 domain-containing protein has translation MEDLKALYADSDLALMKLAEASLEKGADRLIEVRNFALNSGFKKIGIAYCAAVAKEAEVVDHFLSKDFEVVRIDCKTGKFPKSEMLDDGSLVGISCNPMGQAAYLAECGAQMNIVMGLCVGHDMVFGMNSHVPTTTLLVKDRAHKHNPLEGINSKKAL, from the coding sequence ATGGAAGATTTAAAAGCTCTATATGCCGATAGCGATTTGGCGCTAATGAAGCTGGCGGAGGCATCGCTGGAAAAGGGGGCCGATCGTCTTATTGAGGTGCGAAATTTTGCGCTGAACTCGGGGTTTAAGAAGATCGGAATTGCCTACTGCGCTGCGGTAGCCAAGGAGGCCGAGGTTGTAGACCATTTTTTGTCGAAAGATTTTGAGGTGGTACGCATCGACTGCAAAACCGGGAAATTTCCTAAAAGCGAAATGTTAGATGATGGCAGCTTGGTTGGTATTAGCTGCAACCCGATGGGGCAGGCAGCCTATTTGGCCGAATGTGGCGCTCAAATGAATATTGTGATGGGGCTTTGCGTTGGTCACGATATGGTTTTTGGAATGAACAGCCACGTGCCAACAACAACGCTACTTGTAAAGGATCGGGCGCATAAGCACAATCCACTCGAAGGTATAAATAGTAAAAAGGCGCTTTAA
- a CDS encoding copper resistance protein NlpE codes for MKTNLYITALMLGISLISCQSKPAGQLNADSANNTDTVQVADMHNAENSLDIAGTYAGTTPCADCPGIKTEVTLNKDNTYTKSMLYLEKNDNKPFIETGKWSIKGYVITITPSDNSGEMKLFAGENYIQMLDADGNKIAGDLEKMYILNKK; via the coding sequence ATGAAAACAAACCTTTACATTACAGCCCTTATGCTAGGCATTTCGCTAATTTCCTGCCAAAGCAAACCTGCAGGCCAACTAAATGCAGATTCGGCCAACAACACGGACACCGTACAGGTTGCAGACATGCATAATGCAGAAAATTCGCTTGATATTGCAGGAACTTATGCGGGAACAACTCCATGCGCCGATTGCCCTGGAATTAAAACGGAGGTAACCCTAAACAAAGACAATACCTACACCAAATCGATGCTTTACCTCGAAAAAAATGACAACAAACCATTTATTGAAACAGGAAAATGGAGCATCAAAGGATACGTAATTACCATTACCCCATCAGATAATAGCGGAGAAATGAAGCTGTTTGCTGGCGAAAATTATATTCAAATGCTAGATGCAGACGGAAATAAGATAGCAGGCGACCTCGAAAAGATGTACATTCTTAATAAGAAATAA
- the hisS gene encoding histidine--tRNA ligase, whose amino-acid sequence MAQKPSIPKGTRDFSPEEMAKRNYIFDTIKAVYKTYGFQPIETPAMENLSTLLGKYGEEGDKLLFKILNSGDFTLGANAADFNSEKATLLSTKICEKGLRYDLTVPFARYVVQHQNEITFPFKRYQIQPVWRADRPQKGRYREFFQCDADVIGSKSLLNEVELVQIIDSVFNKFGINVLIKINNRKILSGIAEVIGHPDKLIDITVAIDKIDKIGIDAVNAELEERGIERSAIEKLQPIITLSGTTEEKFAKLREVLAASEVGMKGVEELATIFEYTNSLNIVQEVELDLSLARGLNYYTGAIFEVKAKDVQIGSICGGGRYDDLTGIFGLKDVSGVGISFGADRIYDVLNTLEKYPDNSTVGTQLLFINFGKAEEKFCLPVLASLRAKGIAVEIYPESAKMKKQMDYANKRNIPFVAIVGENEMEKQVVSLKNMITGEQKEVAVTELFNHL is encoded by the coding sequence ATGGCACAGAAACCAAGTATTCCAAAAGGTACGAGAGATTTTTCGCCCGAAGAAATGGCGAAGCGTAACTACATTTTTGACACCATCAAGGCGGTGTACAAAACGTATGGATTTCAACCTATCGAAACTCCTGCAATGGAGAATCTCTCTACGTTACTAGGTAAGTATGGCGAAGAGGGGGATAAGCTGCTTTTCAAAATTCTGAATTCTGGCGATTTTACTTTAGGCGCAAATGCGGCCGATTTTAACTCGGAGAAGGCCACCTTGCTGAGCACCAAAATTTGCGAAAAGGGGCTGCGTTACGATCTTACCGTTCCGTTTGCTCGCTACGTGGTGCAGCATCAAAATGAAATAACATTTCCGTTTAAGCGCTACCAAATTCAACCTGTTTGGCGTGCTGATCGTCCGCAAAAGGGACGTTACCGCGAATTTTTTCAGTGCGACGCCGATGTTATTGGAAGCAAATCGCTTCTAAACGAGGTGGAGCTGGTGCAGATTATCGATTCCGTATTCAATAAGTTTGGAATAAACGTCCTTATTAAAATAAACAACCGTAAAATACTTAGCGGAATAGCGGAGGTAATTGGCCATCCCGATAAGCTCATTGACATTACGGTTGCCATCGATAAAATTGATAAGATTGGAATTGATGCCGTAAATGCCGAGCTCGAAGAGCGTGGGATAGAACGAAGCGCCATAGAAAAGCTTCAGCCTATTATTACGCTTAGCGGAACTACCGAAGAAAAGTTTGCAAAGCTTAGAGAAGTGCTCGCCGCCTCTGAAGTGGGCATGAAGGGGGTTGAAGAGCTCGCTACCATTTTTGAATACACCAACTCGCTAAATATAGTACAGGAGGTGGAGTTAGATCTTTCGCTTGCCCGCGGATTAAACTACTATACCGGTGCAATATTCGAGGTTAAGGCAAAAGATGTTCAAATAGGAAGCATCTGCGGTGGCGGTCGCTACGACGATTTAACAGGAATTTTTGGACTAAAAGATGTTTCGGGTGTTGGAATTTCGTTTGGCGCAGACAGAATTTATGATGTGCTAAATACCCTCGAAAAGTATCCTGATAACTCGACGGTGGGTACGCAACTTCTTTTTATCAACTTCGGAAAAGCAGAAGAAAAATTTTGCCTGCCTGTTTTGGCCTCGTTGCGCGCAAAAGGCATTGCAGTGGAGATTTATCCCGAATCGGCAAAAATGAAAAAGCAGATGGACTACGCCAATAAGCGTAATATTCCATTTGTGGCTATAGTTGGCGAAAATGAAATGGAGAAGCAGGTCGTTTCTCTAAAAAATATGATAACAGGGGAGCAAAAGGAGGTGGCTGTAACCGAGCTATTCAACCATTTGTAG